The Haemorhous mexicanus isolate bHaeMex1 chromosome 6, bHaeMex1.pri, whole genome shotgun sequence genome includes the window caaagtatccttaaagggaaaaaccctagaagcagctctggcccatgtgcagtggtgagagcactggacatggaaggaagaggtcacgatggcaaaatgttctctgggcggtgccacacgtgacatggaaacacgagaagtttcgactgtttcctgggtgaagtctgtggtgcaagagggactcctctcttctcgaggaattgagaattgattaacTAAAGGGTGGTGCtggactgagagtgggtgatctAAGGGGTGGTAATGGAAttagaaatttggtggggggaggaggagaaaatttggaaggttttcatcctgtgttctgtgtgtttctcttgtagttttaggttaataaagttttttttatttcagtcttaagttggagcctgctctgctctgtctctgatcaccTCTCACAGTACATACCAGGGAAGAGGTATCCTcctgggggcactggcattgcaccagGCTCAAACCTTGACACCAGTTTATCATTACCCATCTCTTGTTCCATCTCTTCTGCTCACCACAGACCGTGTGTCCAACACCTCAGCACGTGTCACTCAGGGGTTGGCTGACCTTTCACAGCATGAACTTCACAGCTGTGTAATTGCCAGCTGGAGATACAAAattgccctggctgtgtgttGGGGATCAGCGCAAACAAAATGTTCTGTTTATTGCATTAAAACTGACATTAATCTGTTGTTTCTATTCATaaacctctgcttttttttctaaaacagaATAGCAACGTACTTCTGTCTGTGGCTGCCATAAGTACCCCTCAATCCTCTGCCATGTTATTATTCTTTGCTGTTCTTTCCATGCTGTTTCTGTGCCCTGATGTTTACACCAGGCATGACAGCAGAAGGATGAGTGGAAAAGGTTTCTGAGGTACTGCAAATCTATAAACATGAGATATTGATAAGGGCCAATAAAAGTTTCAGGTCTTGAGAATAGATTCATTATATTACTTCATAACTGGTCCACATGCAGTAGCTGAATTTGTTTTGTGACTGAAAATATACTCAGCCATATAAATTATACTTTCATTATGTGAGCCTGAACAAGAGCTTTGATGTTTTTCTGACCTTACTCCTTGTGGCTCAGAGTACAAAACATGTCCAAGCCTCACCTCCAGATGCATGATTTGGATCCTCTGGAAGATACAAGTTTGAGCATCTTGAGCAGAAGGGTCAATAAGCCTCCCAATCCTGTGATAAGTGTTCTCATCAATAATCAGTTTAATTATGAAGTCAGCACACTCTCTCTTGTGCTTCTCTTTCTTGatctcttaatttaaaaatcatcttgtcctccatgctctgtgctggagttaaatgctctggctctgcagcagaggcacTCAGAGTGTACAGATGTTGTTGTAGGGAGCTTGGGAACATTTGCAACTCTGATTTACTCACAGAGGAAGTAGGGACCAAGACAGCCAGAGAGGGCTGCTAGATGTAGGATGAAAGCTTGGGGTGCTTGTGGAACTTATTTAGCAAAGCAAGAGGCACTGTTGACCTGCTACTCAACTAATTCtaaatccttccctgggtgTAAATCACTGAGCTATGTATAAACTCTATGTACAGCTCAGTTGTGAGTGACACTGACCTTGTAGTTTGTGTTTAAACTCTAAAtacaacaaaacacaaatgctAAACACTCTGTCTCTTAATCTCCCCAAATCTTAATTAAGGGCAAAGTGTGGTTTGGATCATGCCTCAGAAAGTCATGTGGCAGCAGAGAACCAGTCTCCCCAGGTAAATAAAGATGATTAATGTGGAATTGTTTGAAGTTTGCTTACTTAATGCAGATATATAACAGGAGGCAAATAAAGTGCTGCAGGAAACAAATATCATCAAGATaggagagggggggaaaaggaaaaaaatgaagacacCCAAAGCCAGATACCTGTGGAATTCAAATCAGcattcactgctttttttttttcctgaaaagacattttctgaGACAAAATTAGAGCAAGGTGAGAGACAAAAGTATTTGTGTCACACTGAGCTTTGCCTGTGACCTTTCTTATGAAATGCAGTCTTGGTTTTAATTAAGCCAAAGTGCAAACATTGTTTGCAATAGGTGCCACTGGTGTTGCCGTTTTCTCTCTCCTGAGTTTTGGTTTGAGGTTTACATATTTCCTTAGCCAATATTTAatctcttgtttgtttgttatgCAGGCATACATGtgtaatacattttttttcctttttgtatatgtatatgtacatatatcCTTTCCTCTAGCATATAATAAGAAGGGTTCAtaggaaaggaaagaagtttTTGCAAGTTACTCTTACTTTGGAAGAGATTTGTGACCAGTGAGTTTATCTACATGTTGGCCTGCTTAAAATTTCAAGAGTTAAactgtaaaagaaaagcaaatattgaCTGTTGATGAAAATGTTCCCATTTGCCCCAATCTGCTGGTTAAGCAAACTGAAATAGCaattattgattttaaaaaaattatgtgggCAATCCTATTATTAAATCCAGGCATGGTAGGTGTAGTCAGCAGATggatattttatataaaaatttgAGAAACATAAGCAATCTTCCTTGCCCTTCTCTATGATGTTGGTTATCATGTTGAAGCAGAAAAGATTATGAGGCTTcaagacatgaaaaaaatgtCCCAATAaagggagaagcagaaaaaaaggagtttgCTGTTCTTaattctgcagaaaaggaaTAGAAGTAATGATATCCCCTGTGTAGTGCAGACCTGAATTTGGGAGCTTTAAGTCTCTAATCCATAATAACACATACCAGATGAAGCAATTGTCTACTTGAAATAAAAGTTTGACTGTTCTTTGTATCTATTAAGACAAAGAATGTAGATATAATCGTGCAGATAAGGAGTTTAAGATGGATTATTTGCATTGTTCAAAGGTTTTACCTCAGGAACAGGAAAAGTAACCAGCTTTTTACCACTCTTATCACCCTTAGTATATGCATTGGCACCTAGCTAGGGACATTTTGCAGTATTATCAAAAGTACTTGTGTCATATTTACTCACAATTTGAAAGTATAAGCACATAATTCAGAAGCAGGTGGCTATTTAAGGTTAAAAATTCCAGTCGCCAAAGAAACGCTCTTTTTTTGAGTGCATATATGACCAAAGTAAACCACCTCTACTCCATTTCAGGCACCAATACAAGAATGAGCCAGTATATAGTTATATACTGATGTAATtaatatagtaatataattCATTTACTTGTATACCGGTCGCTTAGATTTTGCAATTTACAAACAAATTTGTTTCAGCAAATTTCAGCAAACAAgtctttcagcattttttttttcgCTGCTGAAGCAAGCTCTGCCTCAGAAACTCCGTAAGTAGGTGCAGCTTTCACGATGGCGAACCTGTAACTTTTTCTGTCACTGAATAACGCCTCCACCACCAACAGTTTTAGAAACCTGGGGCGTCTCAACAATGCGATTACAGCCGAAAATCCATTTGCAGCTCCATATTGGTGAATTTCCTTCCAATTTCAAATGAACCCGACAGCGCCGCCGGCCCCTGCCTCACACCGTGAGGAGTGGGCGGACCCTCTCCGCGCATAATTGACGTGCCTTTAGACCAATCAGACCTTGCGATGGCTGCTGGCCGCTGTTCTATTGGCCGAGGAGGTAGCGGGGGCGGGCGCAGGCGGGAGCGGAGCTGTATTGACGGTGCCTCCCGCTACCCGCGGCTGCTGCGGGCTGGACTCGGTGGCGGCGCAGGGTCCCCGCGGGCTGACAGCGTGACCGGGCCACGGTCTGAGCTCcccgctgctgcttcctcctcgCCAGGAGCGAACGCAGCCCCGCCAGCTCACCTCCGCGCCGCCCTTGCTGCCTCGGGGGTCGCCGGAGACCGCAAAATGGCCGACGGGCGGGACGACGCCGCGAACCAGCTGAAGCAGTGGAAGAACCAGCGGGGCTCGCAGGTACCCGCCGGGCACCGCCGCTCCCCGGTACTCCCGTTCCTCGCATCCCTCGAGCAGCCGCGGCGCCGGCGGGCGCACGGCCCCGCGGGTTGCGGCGCTCCGAGTGCCCGGGCGTCCCCGGGGCAGCGGCGGAGGGCGAGGCGCCCTCGCCCCGTCCCGGCCTCGTCCGCACGGCTTGGAGCCGTGCCCGGGAACAGCGAGGCGCGGAGGGGTGGAGGCTGCCGGCTGGCCCCGAGCGACAAGGGCGGTCAGCGCTGCCTGGCCCCGGCCGCTCCTTCCaggcagcgccggggccgcgctgcgCCCCCGCCGGGGCCCGCGCGCAGGGATGGGGGcgatttttttctgtctgaagtCCGAGGTTTGCGTTTCGGTTTGCTGTCATGGCGGTAGAGGCCGGTGCAACTGTGACTAGGGAGTAATAAAAAGGATAAAGCACGttcagcagtgtgtgcagggccaggagttggacttggtgatccttgtggctcccttccagctcagcgTATTCTTTGTGACCAGACCGAAGTGAATTttttaggaagaagttcttccctgtgagagtggtgggaccctggcacaggtttcccagaggaacCGTGGCTGCCCCATCCATGGAAGTgatcaaggccaggttggacggggcttggagcagcctgggattgtggaaggtgtcctgtgtccctgcccgtggcaggggatggaattcAATGACCTtgaagatcccttccaacccagaccattctcTGGTCCTATGAAGTGGACTGGGACAAATGGCTGACTGAAATCATAAGGGCATGTAATCAACAGCACTCAGTCATCTGAAGATGTAGAATAGACTGCACATATTTAGATTGAGGTGGAAATGTTGCAAGAGTTCACTTCTCTTCATCAAATCACTGTGACAGTTTCCACGTGTTGTTTCTGACAGAAATGTGTATTTGCTACTAAGTACACTTTGTGCTGGTTTTAACTGGCAATCTTGCAAGATGCAGGTGGATGTCTCAGTTCCCAGTGGAGCTGTTAAGTcgtcttaattttattttttctctcgGTTCTCAAAGGTACAGTGTGAAAACTACCTGATGACTTGTGACTCCATCATAACCTAGCATGTGTCATAATAGTTCCTTTTTTATCCGTGAGTAATTCTTTTTGTAGGGATGTTGGCTTTTCTGTAGCAAAGCAGCGTTTGAAAAGAGGCCAAGGTTAATTTGGAGATTGGGAGGCAACCCAAAGTCTGTGTTGCATAAGGAGTCATGAGACTTGAAGATAGAAAGTAGGGAGGACTTATTGGAATTTTAAAGTGAGTTGTATGAGGTGCAAAGTATCAGTAACGCCTGGAAGTGTGTACTTTGATGTGTGCTGTTTACCACAGCAGCGACTAAAATTCTCCTggctttccttcccttctttttgTCATGGCAGGTTAGTGCTgtaatgaaatacagatttgaAAGTTCTTACCTATCAAGGTTTGGGCTGTGTGCAGCTCTCTACCAGATGAAAACACAGGCATCAAACATACTCAGGTCCAAAAGTCGTACGAGagttcttctttaaaaatatagtgtggttttttttcctctctggaaTTTACTTTGTGTGCCCCACATAACGTTATCTTGAAGCTAAACTGAATATCTCCATCCACTAAGTAAATGAATATTCTTTACTTCTAATGTACACACTAGAAAGTCTGCCTACACAAAGGAGACTGTACAGCCACAAAgctgctaattttttttatagCCTTAATGTCAACGAGTGGTGGTTTTAGCAATTACTTCTGGTGGCCTTAAATATTGGCATTCTAGCATAGTCTTGTCTGTAATAAATAAGCAGTGGAAAATATACTGAGAACAATTTCTACTCTTGCATATTTCCCATGAGAAGCTCTAGATAATCTTTTGATTTAAGCAGATGTTTGTTTCTTTGACTTGAAATACAAATTTGGCTTTATTTAACTTTCCTGTAAGTTTCTGAATGTCATGTTTATGTTTGTAACCAGTTACTtattgtcttttaaaatgtttgtgcaGAGTTCAGTGTAGGTGAGGGTTCCAGTCATCCCAGGGGAATTGGATTTATGCTTAAAGCTTTATGCTAATGCAGTGGTGAAGGAGGAATAAAGAAGGTGGATATTTTGGGAATTCAAGCCAGCTGGAGTAGTGTGTGTTGCACCTTAGTAGGAGCACAGTGGAAATGCACTTATCCTGTCAAATGTCTTTTATGTGGTTATTCATGGACCTGAGTGAAACAAGGGTGTCTGGAACTCCCTATGTTCTCTGTCTCATCCAGAGTTCTGGGTGTGGATGTGAATAATTGTTCTTTCCTTGCCTTTGTGGGTTGCCTTTTGGGGGGAATAAAGTCTTCTATCAGATGGAAATTTTGTCTGTTTGCAGTAATTAACCCCCTTAAAGCAGAACTTAGGGTATGAATTGGAACCCCATGCAGTCACTGTTAGAATCATGAATGGTTTTCTCATCATGAAttgcttcttccttccctccaccATCCCTTTTCATTCATAGAACCTGAAAGGAGAACTAGTCAGGAAGGGCTGAAGGTGTTTATGCTGATGTGGTTCAGGTGTGTGGATGCTTCAGATAGGATGGTGTGGATAGAGAGCCCATATGGAATTATGTCAGTTTAGTGCAAGCTGTGATTTATTGTTAGCTGGAATTTGTCACTCTGTTTGAGCTTGCCACGCTGcaaattgtgtttattttctttattttttcctttatccttATTTGTTTCTGTGTTCTTCTAAGTCCTTTACAAGGCTCCTAACAATAAATGTACTCCAGGAAAAACTGAGAACTGAGGCACATCAGCTCCAGAGACCTGATGGTCATTCTCACTACATTTTTCACAGCACCCAGTAAAACAGGAGTATTGCCATAGAGGAGCATACAACCCCACATGTGATGCAGATGAAGTCTTTTCTACTGGAAGCTTTTTATGAGAAAGTAGGAGTGCACTCAGTTCTAGTGCAGGTGTTTCTTGAAGTTGTAGGATATTTCCTGGCAGTAGAGCTTCGTAGGGCTTGTGTTAATCTTCATCCTTGCATGGTGCAGGAGTCTAAAATGATGATTCCTCGGGTGTTCCTACTTCTGTTATTTTCCATAACTCTTCCAGACAAGCGCTAATTAAGGAAACCCCATTTTAGTCTGGCTGTAGCTCTTTCCTTATGTCTCTACCCCTGTACTGACATtaccttcttcctctcctttctcccttATTTTCCAACAGCTTCTCCTCTTTTAGTGTTTTTTCCCCATCACATATTTTTCTTGAAGCGAGATCAGTAGTCTTGagaagaaacatttctgaaccacagaaaacatttctggatTTTACATTACTTCAGCTCCCCTTCTTAAATTGTCCTAAAACATAGCTCTGTAATTTAGGTAAACATCTGTATGTTCTGTGACTTCCCCCAAAATCTGAAGTCATTTTGCCACTTATTGTTGATATGTTCTGTGACATGTAATGGTTGAGCAGTCATGCACGTTGTGTGGCTCAGATCCAGAGGGTTTTTAATTTCTGGTGTTGACTGTGACCTTCTCTTGCTTCCAGAAACCAGATGTCCTGACCACGGGTGCTGGGAACCCCATTGGGGATAAGCTGAATATCCTTACAGTGGGGCCCCGTGGACCTCTTCTTGTCCAAGATGTTGTTTTCACTGATGAGATGGCTCACTTTGACAGAGAGAGGATTCCTGAAAGAGTTGTGCATGCAAAAGGAGGAGGTATGTTTAAAATCACACATTTTCTCTGTGTAGAATTAAAGAGCTTTTGAGTAAACATGTAGATTGTGATGCATTGTTATTTATGATTTAGTGTTACTAGCTATAATAAATCTGTATAATCAACAGTGTTAAGTCCTGGTTTAAAAGAACTCAAAACTTGAAGCACTGAAAAATTGTTTacaaaaatgagagaaaatgtgGTTATAGCCCTTCAATTTTTACTGTATCTGCTGTTGTCTCTGCTTCTTCTGTCTGTTCCTCCCCATCTCTATTTAATGTTTTTTGCCTATTACTTAATAGAGTTTGGCTTTGTCTTCTAATGGATGTCTGCCAAAGCAAGCTGAtaatctaatttttaaattaaaaaagcctagacctttaaaaaattattattgatCTTAGTAAGGTAGAATTAGTACCTTGAATTTTGTCATGCATTGCCCTAGAATGAGCAAATGTGGGGCtgtatttaaaatgtgaatGTACATGGGAAAAGTTCCTCTGTGGGGGTGGAATGGGTTGTGTTGCTTCACCCGGCTTACAGGTGCACCAAAAGTTCTGCAACTCATAGCAGGATTAAAGAAATACCTGCTTTGCTCCCAGATGAATACACAGATCTTGGCAGAAGAGCatcttctgtgctgctgctggtgggagctGCTAACAGTCAGTTAAGGAGGAGAGAATGAGCAAATAGTTTGTGTTTAATCAGTTTCGTTTGGTGAAAGTAAATGGAGTGTTTAGAGCGTGTTTTAAACTGGTGTACTTCCCTTGGACTTTAAGTTTTATGTTAACAACAGACAAGCTgggagtgggaggaaggaaCCTAGATCTGATATTTTGAACTTGCTGTTCTTCAGGAGCCTTTGGCTATTTTGAAGTCACTCATGATATCACCCAGTACTGTAAGGCAAAAGTGTTTGAGCACATTGGGAAAAGAACTCCGCTTGCCATCCGCTTCTCCACTGTTGGTAAGGCTCTAAATTCACTTTGTGTCTTCTGCATGTGTGCCCTGAGAGCACTGTTTGCTTTGTGGGGCACTTAAGGGTGTCTGCAGTGCTTGCTTCATCTTCTCTGAAATTCACTTATGTGGAAGACCTTAAGCAGCTTTTGCCCCTTTCTGGCAGAGCTCTCTGGAGACACTTTTCTGTCTGAAATGTGAGAgggagggcagccccagctgtttttttctgacagaaagCTTGCTTTGTTTCTGGTTGGATCACAAGCAACACTATGATCTCTTATGCTGCAGGGATGTTTTGGGGATGAATGATGTAAACTAAATACTGggcaaataaaaacaaattatctTCCATAAATAAGCTCTGATTTCTTAAAGACTGGAATGCACAAACTAGCAAAATCTTAAATCCTATTAGTAAAGCTGATTGTGATCAGTAGCTTGTCTGATAGAAAAATTATAATTCATGATGtggatgtatttaaaagaaaagaaatcctaaTGAGAATTCAATTCTGGAagtattagaaagaaaaaagtagtcCAGCAaggctcagggagctgctggctttggCCCACTGGTTGTTTCCAGTCTTAAATCCCTTAGGATTTAAATTGTACTGAGTGTTGTACGGGGTAAGAACATGGGGTTGAGTTTGAAATGTGgactgctgctggagcagcttgttgcatccttcccttccctttgccTGCCCTGTTTGGACACGTTCCCTCCTTGCTCTTTTGGAATACACAAGGTTTTTAACGAGAGAATGAGTGTCCTACTGATTTCATCACAATTCAGCATTAGCTGTTCTGAGCACTTGTGCATCACTTCTGCTCAGGTGTTGTGCTAGGCACTTGTGCTCTGGGTAAATTCCCATTGAAAGTCCCATTCTGGGTGAAGCAGGAGGAATTAAAAGGATTACAGCTCTTCCATAGTGTTTTATTTGGAATGCTGGTTGGATTGCTACCTTTCAGATGAGAGCTTTCCCACTGGGATTTGGTGCACAGAAACAAATGTGGATTTAGATGATTCAGCCTTAAAATCTGATGATGTCTCTCTTAGCTATAATGCAAATTCCACTCTTAATTGGTTCAAGTGGATAtactggcttttttcctttttttgactGTGGCCTGGGTGTTTGGCTGGCTTTACACTTTGAAAACTCGCAGTGCCTCAAGTATTGTTGAAAATATTCCTACAATTCCTTGGTGTAGAAAAGACTGCAATAAGCCTTGCTTTTTTAGGATTTTATCGCCTATTTTCAGGTCGTATTTATATGCATTTCCTATCCTGACACTTCTGTGTATTCATGTGTTTCTTCAAGCTGGAGAATCTGGCTCAGCTGACACAGTTCGTGACCCCCGAGGCTTTGCCATGAAGTTCTACACGGAGGACGGGAATTGGGATCTTGTGGGAAACAACACTCCCATCTTCTTTATTCGGGATGCAATGTTGGTGAGTAAGCACAAAAGGTGAGGGTACTTTGTGAGGAAGCCCAAAAGTTCATTCACATGTTGTTTTGGCTTCCCTCAGAAGCAAAAACTTGGTTGTTGGTCAGATTGTTGGAACgtttttttttacttggaaAGATGTCCTCAAACAAAAGTAAATAAAGAACTAAAGCTTGATAACTTCCGTGGTCTCATACTTTTCACTTGAACTTTTCACTTCAAAGGCTTCTTGCCAGTTCTTTTTATTAAATCTGGAGTTTTTGGTCTTTTGGCAGAAGTTTGACAGCAGCTAGCAGAGGGGCTTTCCTTGAGTGCAGGAGTTCTGCACAGATATTTCATAGTATCTCTGTATTAATTTATGAGTCACATAAACACAGGTATACAAATCTGAACAGTTTTATCTCTCACCTTATCAACCACAAAATGAAAGCATTCTTTATCTCTGTTTATTCTAATTGTGAATGCTTGACATTACCCTAATTTTACTGACTGGTCTGAATTAATGTGTTTGGCAGGAAGGGTATGGCagtataagattttttttttcagtgatctTACagctttgtctttctttctttttttttttttttttttctcctctctttttccttttccacttcTGGACAAATTAGTTTCCATCCTTCATCCATAGCCAAAAGAGGAATCCTCAGACTCACCTGAAGGATCCAGACATGGTGTGGGACTTCTGGAGTCTTCGCCCTGAGTCTTTGCATCAAGTAAGCTTCTCCCGTGACTTTATTTTGTATGATTATCATAATCATGTTATGATAGCAGGTTCTTAACTCTCTCTTTTCCATGTTTAATTTAGAAGTCTACAtaggtttttttatattttatttaaatattattttcaattattcaTACTTACCTATGCTTACAGGGGAGtcagttttatttcattaacACTTAAAGTATAAATTCCTCAAGGAATTCCTGACAACATTAACATAGCTCCCAGTGATGCATATTAACACAATAAACAAACTTAGTCCAGTGTGGAGACTTTCTCCTTGATATGCTGAGCCCATTCATTGTGTTTGATCCCTCTCTTCAGGTGTCTTTCCTGTTCAGTGACCGTGGCATTCCCGATGGCTTTCGCCACATGAATGGATATGGATCACACACCTTCAAACTGGTTAATGCTGATGGAAGAGCAGTTTACTGCAAATTCCATGCCAaggtattgattttttttttaaattggaacTGTACATAATATTGGATAAAAACCATAAAGATCTGTGACTTTTCAAGTTTAATTCAGGCTAAAAGGTGTGTGGAGTCCTTGCTGAGTATCAGTTTCATACCTTTAACCAGTAGGAGAGGTATCTCTCTTCTTCTATTCATTTACTAGACTGTAAGAAACTATTCTTTGGGCATCTGTCTCTTGTTAATGGAGCACTATCAGTAAACTGATTTTTATCTGGAAGGCAGCTGTTGAATGTACTATAAATCTAAATTCAAGTTACTGGAAGTTAGAACTTGGACAATCTCATTCTTGAATTATAAATCTTGTGAAAATCCATTCTTGATGAATCATCTCTGCAGTACTTTCTGCATGCTGTAACTGGTGCTTTCATTGCTTTTAGACTGACCAGGGAATCAAAAACCTTTCTGTGGAGGAAGCAGGAAGATTGGCTTCTACTGATCCTGACTATGCCATACGGGATCTTTACAATGCCATTGCCAAGGGGAACTATCCTTCATGGTCCTTCTACATTCAGGTTATGACCTTTGAAGAAGCAGAGAAGTTCCCATTTAATCCTTTTGATGTGACTAAGGTATGTCTGATAATTCTGGGAATACTTAAGTTTCAGGTAGTTTTTTAAGTGTATTCTTTGTTGTAGAGCCAGGAATTCTGGAGATGAAGCTGTAGTTGTGTTATATCTGATGTTACTCTTCCTCAGGGAAGTACAGGTAGGGCTTGATTCCAGGCCTGTAGATCCCATGGCACTTCAGAAGTGTGAACTCAGATCAGAGTCACACCCTGAGCCTTGCTGGTCTCATTTTGTCCCACTTCCAATAGCTGCTCCTAGAAGTGCCTCATTGAAAGATGCCGACATAAACTAGCGTTGCATTAACTCTTTTTTACCTCTAACACTGTTCTACCCAAGTGGCTAAAGACCTTTGAACTTAAAAGTGCAGCTCAGATGGCAAAGAAAAGGCAAGTTCAGCCAGTTAAACATTTTGAAGGAGCTGAAAACATTTGTGCCACCAGTTCCACCCATGCCCTGCTTCCCTAGGCAGCTTTACAAAGGCCTTCAGGTATTTCGTTCAAGTACTCAAGAGCTGAGATTATGCTGGGATGATGAAATAAGTTGCATTAATAATCTGCGTTAATTGCAAAAGGCTTCTTAAAATAAGACATTCCTCAATGTTTgttaagagaaaagaaactcaGTAATGTGTTTTCTTAACCTAGACTGAAATGGGGTGAATTCTGCCCTGGCAGTTAAGCTGCATAATACTGTAATAATGTTAATTTTACTGGATGTGTGTTGTGTCTTACAGGTTTGGCCTCATGGTGACTACCCTCTCATCCCTGTGGGAAAGCTGGTCTTGAACAGGAATCCCATCAACTACTTTGCAGAGGTGGAACAGATGGCTTATGACCCTAGCAACATGCCTCCTGGAATTGAGCCCAGCCCTGACAAAATGCTGCAGGTAAACAGGAGGTGTGACCTGAGGAGCATTGGTTACTTTGCTGCTTATGAAAGCTTTGAGTTGACATGCCCCACTGTTTTACAACTGGTGGTTCATGTTTGTGCTCAATGTTTTAGGGACGTCTCTTCTCGTATCCTGACACCCACAGACACCGCCTGGGCCCCAACTATCTGCAGATCCCTGTCAACTGTCCCTTCAGAGCCAGGGTGGCCAACTACCAGAGGGATGGGCCAATGACTGTGTCTGACAACCAAGGTAGCCAGGAAAACAGCTTTCAATATAGTGATGCTTAGGCATGGGCTGCAGCGTTCTCTTCAGTTCACAGGGGGCTTAAGATCCATGTTTATTATCTTGTGTAGAATGCTTGTGTATCTTCTCTGTTAATCCAATAAAAGGAGACTTGGGATATTTGGATACAAGATGAGGAATTTGTTTAAAAGTATAAAAAGCAAGTGAAGCTTAGGATGTATTTAAAACTTAATAAAAAGGCCTTTAACAGGAAATCAGTTTGTGGGA containing:
- the CAT gene encoding catalase, with translation MADGRDDAANQLKQWKNQRGSQKPDVLTTGAGNPIGDKLNILTVGPRGPLLVQDVVFTDEMAHFDRERIPERVVHAKGGGAFGYFEVTHDITQYCKAKVFEHIGKRTPLAIRFSTVAGESGSADTVRDPRGFAMKFYTEDGNWDLVGNNTPIFFIRDAMLFPSFIHSQKRNPQTHLKDPDMVWDFWSLRPESLHQVSFLFSDRGIPDGFRHMNGYGSHTFKLVNADGRAVYCKFHAKTDQGIKNLSVEEAGRLASTDPDYAIRDLYNAIAKGNYPSWSFYIQVMTFEEAEKFPFNPFDVTKVWPHGDYPLIPVGKLVLNRNPINYFAEVEQMAYDPSNMPPGIEPSPDKMLQGRLFSYPDTHRHRLGPNYLQIPVNCPFRARVANYQRDGPMTVSDNQGGAPNYYPNSFTGPEDQPRLKESRTFASGDVQRFNSANEDNVTQVREFYLKVLNEEERQRLCKNIADHLKDAQLFIQKRAVKNFTDVHPNYGACIQALLDKYNAEGGKKDVIRTYTQSTTRMSVKERSNL